Proteins encoded in a region of the Agromyces protaetiae genome:
- a CDS encoding glutamate synthase subunit beta, whose translation MADPKGFLKVTERELPKRRPVPVRIMDWKEVYEPGDSAVLRRQAGRCMDCGVPFCHQGCPLGNLIPEWNDLTWRGEGRAAIERLHATNNFPEFTGRLCPAPCESACVLSINQPAVTIKQVEVSIIDQAFGNGWVEPQPPGRLTGKTVAVVGSGPAGLAAAQQLTRAGHTVAVFERDDRIGGLLRYGIPDFKMEKKHIDLRLAQMTAEGTRFRAGVNIGVDITWAQLRERYDAVVIATGAIVPRDLPIPGRDLPGVHFAMEYLTQSNRAVAGDDVFDQITAEGKHVVVLGGGDTGADCIGTAHRQGALTVTNLAIGKQPGEVRSTDQPWPMHPTLFEVQSAHEEGGTREYLASTVEFLRNDAGEVRAIRVAETEYLDGRRVPKAGTEREIPADLVLLALGFTGPETAELDEQLSLSVTGRGNIERDDAYATSTPGVFVAGDAGRGQSLIVWAIAEGRAAASAVDRYLEGGTRLPSPVRASDRAFAV comes from the coding sequence ATGGCTGACCCGAAGGGCTTCTTGAAGGTCACCGAGCGTGAGCTGCCGAAGCGGCGGCCCGTTCCGGTGCGCATCATGGACTGGAAAGAGGTCTACGAGCCGGGCGACTCCGCCGTGCTCCGCCGGCAGGCTGGCCGCTGCATGGACTGCGGCGTGCCGTTCTGCCATCAGGGCTGCCCGCTCGGCAACCTCATCCCCGAGTGGAACGACCTCACGTGGCGCGGCGAAGGCCGCGCGGCGATCGAGCGGCTCCACGCGACCAACAACTTCCCCGAGTTCACGGGCCGGCTCTGCCCGGCGCCGTGCGAGTCGGCGTGCGTGCTGAGCATCAATCAGCCCGCCGTGACAATCAAGCAGGTCGAGGTCTCCATCATCGACCAGGCGTTCGGCAACGGCTGGGTGGAGCCTCAGCCGCCCGGACGGCTCACGGGCAAGACCGTCGCGGTCGTCGGCTCGGGTCCCGCGGGCCTCGCGGCCGCGCAGCAGCTCACGCGTGCCGGACACACCGTCGCCGTGTTCGAACGCGATGACCGCATCGGCGGCCTGCTCCGGTACGGGATCCCCGACTTCAAGATGGAGAAGAAGCACATCGATCTGCGCCTCGCGCAGATGACGGCCGAGGGCACCCGGTTCCGGGCCGGCGTCAATATCGGCGTGGACATCACCTGGGCTCAGCTGCGCGAGCGGTATGACGCGGTGGTCATCGCCACGGGCGCGATCGTGCCCCGCGACCTGCCGATCCCCGGGCGCGACCTGCCCGGCGTGCACTTCGCCATGGAGTACCTCACGCAGTCGAACCGAGCGGTGGCCGGCGACGACGTGTTCGACCAGATCACGGCCGAGGGCAAGCATGTCGTGGTCCTCGGCGGTGGCGACACCGGTGCCGACTGCATCGGCACCGCGCACCGTCAGGGCGCGCTGACCGTCACGAACCTCGCGATCGGCAAGCAGCCGGGCGAGGTCCGGTCCACGGATCAGCCCTGGCCGATGCATCCGACGCTGTTCGAGGTGCAGTCCGCGCATGAGGAGGGCGGCACGCGCGAGTACCTCGCGTCCACCGTCGAGTTCCTGCGCAACGACGCCGGCGAGGTGCGCGCGATCCGTGTGGCCGAGACCGAGTACCTCGACGGAAGGCGCGTGCCGAAGGCGGGCACCGAGCGCGAGATCCCCGCGGACCTCGTGCTGCTCGCGCTCGGCTTCACCGGGCCCGAGACCGCCGAGCTCGATGAGCAGCTCAGCCTGTCGGTGACGGGCCGCGGCAACATCGAGCGCGACGACGCCTATGCGACGAGCACGCCCGGCGTGTTCGTGGCCGGCGACGCCGGCCGCGGGCAGTCGCTCATCGTCTGGGCGATCGCCGAAGGCCGGGCTGCGGCTTCGGCCGTCGACCGGTACCTTGAAGGCGGGACGCGGCTTCCGAGTCCGGTCCGCGCAAGTGACCGGGCATTCGCCGTCTGA
- a CDS encoding ANTAR domain-containing response regulator, with product MTDSEAPQTAPRRVVVAEDESLIRLDIVEILRDNGYEVVGEAGDGETAVALATELRPDLVIMDVKMPQLDGISAAERLSKGHIAPVVLLTAFSQKELVERASEAGALAYVVKPFTPNDLLPAIEIALARHAQIIALEAEVGDLVERFETRKLVDRAKGLLNEKMGLSEPEAFRWIQKASMDRRLTMRDVSQAIIEQLSAKK from the coding sequence GTGACAGACAGCGAAGCACCCCAGACGGCGCCCCGGCGCGTCGTCGTGGCCGAGGATGAGTCACTCATCCGCCTCGACATCGTGGAGATCCTCCGGGACAACGGGTACGAGGTCGTCGGCGAGGCCGGAGACGGTGAGACCGCCGTCGCCCTCGCGACCGAGCTACGCCCAGACCTCGTGATCATGGACGTGAAGATGCCCCAGCTCGACGGCATCTCGGCCGCCGAGCGGCTCTCGAAGGGTCATATCGCGCCCGTCGTCCTGCTGACCGCGTTCAGCCAGAAAGAGCTCGTCGAGCGCGCGAGCGAGGCCGGTGCCCTCGCCTACGTCGTGAAGCCGTTCACGCCGAACGACCTGCTGCCCGCGATCGAGATCGCGCTGGCCAGGCACGCGCAGATCATCGCCCTCGAGGCCGAGGTCGGCGACCTCGTCGAGCGGTTCGAGACCCGCAAGCTCGTCGACCGGGCCAAGGGGCTCCTCAACGAGAAGATGGGCCTGTCCGAGCCCGAGGCGTTCCGCTGGATCCAGAAGGCCTCCATGGACCGCCGGCTCACGATGCGCGACGTGTCCCAGGCCATCATCGAGCAGCTCTCGGCCAAGAAGTAA
- the pyk gene encoding pyruvate kinase codes for MRRAKIVATLGPATSSYDQIRAIIDAGVDVARMNLSHGSYEVHEGVYQNVRKAASDSGRAIAVLVDLQGPKIRLGKFEGGPYELAEGDIFKITTEEIVGNKEIVGTTFKGLPGDVKPGDPLLIDDGKVRVEVVETDGTVVTTRVVVAGPVSNNKGINLPGVAVNVPALSEKDEADLRWGLELGADLIALSFVRNAADITRVHEIMDEVGRRVPVVAKIEKPQAVDHLEEIIEAFDAIMVARGDLGVELPLEAVPIVQKKAVEIARRLAKPVIVATQMLESMIHSPVPTRAETSDVANAVLDGTDAVMLSGETSVGEYPVVTVKTMARIVESTEQHGLERVPKLGTRPRTQSGAITAAAVDIADFVSAKYLCVFTESGESVRRMSRLRSPIPILAFTPDPAIRRRMSLFWGVESFVVDRVTHTDQMVGQVDEVIVKSGRAVEGETVVIISGSPPGIPGTTNDVRVHRVGDVL; via the coding sequence ATGAGACGAGCGAAAATCGTCGCAACCCTCGGCCCGGCGACGTCGAGCTATGACCAGATCCGCGCGATCATCGATGCGGGTGTCGACGTTGCACGCATGAACCTCAGCCACGGCAGCTACGAGGTCCACGAGGGCGTCTACCAGAACGTGCGGAAGGCCGCGAGCGACTCCGGCCGGGCGATCGCCGTGCTCGTCGACCTCCAGGGGCCGAAGATCCGGCTGGGCAAGTTCGAGGGCGGGCCGTACGAGCTGGCCGAGGGTGACATCTTCAAGATCACCACGGAAGAGATCGTCGGCAACAAGGAGATCGTCGGCACCACGTTCAAGGGGCTGCCCGGCGACGTGAAGCCCGGCGACCCACTGCTCATCGACGACGGCAAGGTTCGAGTCGAGGTCGTCGAGACCGACGGAACCGTCGTGACCACGAGGGTCGTCGTCGCCGGCCCGGTGTCGAACAACAAGGGCATCAACCTCCCGGGCGTCGCGGTCAACGTGCCGGCGCTCTCCGAGAAGGACGAGGCCGACCTGCGGTGGGGGCTCGAGCTGGGCGCCGACCTCATCGCGCTCTCGTTCGTCCGGAACGCCGCCGACATCACGCGAGTGCACGAGATCATGGACGAGGTCGGCCGGCGCGTACCGGTCGTCGCCAAGATCGAGAAGCCGCAGGCGGTCGATCACCTCGAGGAGATCATCGAGGCCTTCGACGCCATCATGGTCGCCCGTGGCGACCTCGGTGTCGAGCTGCCGCTCGAAGCCGTGCCGATCGTGCAGAAGAAGGCGGTCGAGATCGCGCGTCGGCTCGCGAAGCCCGTCATCGTGGCCACGCAGATGCTCGAGTCGATGATCCACAGTCCGGTGCCCACCCGTGCCGAGACCTCCGACGTCGCGAACGCGGTGCTCGACGGCACCGACGCGGTCATGCTGTCGGGCGAGACGAGCGTGGGGGAGTACCCCGTCGTCACGGTGAAGACCATGGCCCGCATCGTCGAGTCCACCGAGCAGCACGGGCTCGAGCGCGTGCCGAAGCTCGGCACGCGCCCGCGCACCCAGTCGGGGGCGATCACCGCTGCGGCGGTCGACATCGCGGACTTCGTGAGCGCCAAGTATCTCTGCGTGTTCACCGAGTCGGGCGAGTCGGTGCGACGGATGTCCCGGCTGCGCAGCCCCATCCCGATCCTGGCGTTCACGCCCGACCCCGCGATCCGGCGCCGCATGTCGCTGTTCTGGGGCGTCGAGTCCTTCGTGGTCGACCGGGTGACGCACACCGACCAGATGGTCGGTCAGGTCGACGAGGTCATCGTGAAGTCGGGCCGCGCCGTCGAGGGCGAGACCGTCGTCATCATCTCGGGTTCGCCCCCCGGAATCCCCGGCACGACCAACGACGTGCGCGTGCACCGCGTCGGCGATGTGCTCTGA
- the gltB gene encoding glutamate synthase large subunit translates to MRTVPVSLTPPFSRFSSVPAAQGLYDPAAEKDACGLAMVATLRGTAGHDIITAALDALRHLEHRGAIGSDAGTGDGAGIITQVPDAFLREVAGFALPAAGEFAVGNAFLPVDPTGRSRIKQQLQHIAREEGLEVLGWREVPVRPDELGTLARAAMPVVQQLYVQSLAQNDDGTRIGGIALDRLTFRLRKRAERELELYFASLSCRTMVYKGMVTTLQLEPFYPDLSDERFASKLALVHSRYSTNTFPSWPLAQPFRMIAHNGEINTIQGNRNWMRARQSQLESEVLGDLAPLLPIVTPGASDSASFDEVVELLTLSGRSLPHAIMMMVPEAWENQTEIDPARRAFYEYHSMLMEPWDGPAAIVFTDGSLVGATLDRNGLRPGRYLVTDDGLVVLASEIGVLDIDQSKVVRKGRLQPGRMFLVDTEAGRLIEDDEIKADLAASAPWGDWLEDGRINLADLPEREHIVHPPASVNRRQRTFGYTEEEVKILLAPMAKSGAEPLGAMGSDTPVAVLSERPRLLFDYFTQQFAQVTNPPLDSIREQVVTSLGTSLGPERNLLSAGPEHAEQVSLDFPVIDNDELAKIVHIDPRPGARTTVTLRGLYRFDEGPDALGNRLRALYDEVDEAIEAGASFIVLSDRDSNKDLAPIPSLLMLSAVHHHLIRSETRMKVGLVVEAGDVREVHHVALLVGYGASAVNPYLAMETCEELVRSGVITGVSPETAVRNVIKALGKGVLKIMSKMGISTIASYAGAQAFEAVGLSQEFIDEYFTGTTSKLGGVGLDVIAAENLSRHEVAYPEDVAVRAHERLATGGEYQWRRDGSPHLFNPETVFRLQHSTRTRRYDIFREYTSLVDSQAESLMTLRGMFALRTGARPPVPIDEVEPIESIVKRFSTGAMSYGSISKEAHETLAIAMNRLGAKSNTGEGGEDVDRLLDPERRSAIKQVASGRFGVTSMYLTHADDIQIKLAQGAKPGEGGQLPPTKVYPWVARTRHATAGVGLISPPPHHDIYSIEDLKQLIFDLKRANPDARIHVKLVSQSGIGAVAAGTAKALADVILVSGHDGGTGASPLNSLKHAGTPWELGLAETQQTLMLNGMRDRVVVQVDGQLKTGRDVLIGALLGAEEFGFATAPLVVEGCIMMRVCHLDTCPVGVATQNPELRKRFTGKPEFVVNFFEFIAQEVREYLAELGYRSLDEIIGRRELLDVDRAVEHWKASGLDLTPVLVGPDFASTEPRRNGRAQDHELAEHFDNALIQRSRLLFDADGADGAAPDGAAPDAVGTVHISLPIKNTERAVGTMLGHEVTARFGEHGLPTGSIDITLTGSAGQSFGAFLPNGITLRLEGDSNDYVGKGLSGGQIVVRPTADAGFVAERNVIAGNVIGYGATRGSMFIRGIVGERFLVRNSGATAVVEGVGDHALEYMTGGLALILGETGRNLGAGMSGGTAYVLDLREGRVNRESLSGGELELLPLGSADREIVRDLLEQHVAHTGSAVAERLLAEGDDAFDRFTKVLPRDYAAVLRTRQTAVDEGLDPDGDVVWTRILEVTNG, encoded by the coding sequence ATGAGGACGGTCCCTGTGTCGCTCACTCCACCCTTCTCGCGGTTCAGCAGCGTCCCGGCTGCCCAGGGCCTGTACGACCCCGCCGCCGAGAAAGACGCGTGCGGCCTCGCCATGGTCGCCACGCTCCGCGGTACCGCCGGGCACGACATCATCACCGCCGCGCTCGACGCGCTGCGGCACCTCGAGCACCGCGGCGCGATCGGCTCGGACGCAGGCACCGGCGACGGCGCGGGCATCATCACCCAGGTACCCGACGCGTTCCTCCGCGAGGTGGCCGGGTTCGCGCTGCCCGCAGCCGGTGAGTTCGCGGTCGGCAATGCGTTCCTGCCGGTCGACCCGACCGGGCGCAGCCGCATCAAGCAGCAGCTGCAGCACATCGCACGGGAAGAGGGCCTCGAGGTGCTCGGCTGGCGCGAGGTGCCGGTCCGTCCCGACGAGCTCGGCACGCTCGCACGCGCGGCCATGCCCGTCGTCCAACAGCTCTACGTGCAGTCGCTGGCGCAGAACGACGACGGCACCCGCATCGGCGGGATCGCCCTCGACCGGCTCACCTTCCGGCTCCGCAAGCGCGCCGAGCGCGAGCTCGAGCTCTACTTCGCGTCGCTGTCCTGCCGCACGATGGTCTACAAGGGCATGGTCACGACGCTCCAGCTCGAGCCGTTCTACCCCGACCTCTCCGACGAGCGTTTCGCCTCCAAGCTCGCGCTCGTGCACTCGCGGTATTCGACGAACACCTTCCCGTCGTGGCCGCTCGCGCAGCCGTTCCGCATGATCGCGCACAACGGCGAGATCAACACGATCCAGGGCAACCGCAACTGGATGCGCGCGCGGCAGTCGCAGCTCGAGTCCGAGGTGCTCGGCGACCTCGCGCCGCTGCTGCCCATCGTGACGCCCGGGGCCAGCGACTCGGCCTCGTTCGACGAGGTGGTCGAGCTGCTCACGCTCTCGGGCCGCAGCCTGCCGCACGCCATCATGATGATGGTGCCCGAGGCGTGGGAGAACCAGACCGAGATCGATCCCGCCCGCCGGGCGTTCTACGAGTACCACTCGATGCTCATGGAGCCGTGGGACGGGCCCGCCGCGATCGTCTTCACCGACGGCTCGCTCGTCGGTGCGACGCTGGACCGCAACGGGCTCCGCCCGGGCCGCTACCTCGTGACCGACGACGGTCTCGTCGTGCTCGCGAGTGAGATCGGCGTGCTCGACATCGACCAGTCCAAGGTTGTCCGGAAGGGCCGCCTGCAGCCGGGTCGTATGTTCCTCGTCGACACCGAGGCCGGGCGCCTCATCGAAGACGACGAGATCAAGGCCGACCTCGCGGCATCGGCCCCCTGGGGGGACTGGCTCGAGGACGGGCGGATCAACCTCGCCGACCTTCCGGAGCGCGAGCACATCGTGCACCCGCCGGCCTCCGTGAACCGTCGCCAGCGCACCTTCGGCTACACCGAAGAAGAAGTGAAGATCCTGCTCGCCCCGATGGCGAAGAGCGGGGCGGAGCCGCTGGGCGCGATGGGCTCGGACACCCCGGTCGCCGTGCTCTCCGAACGGCCGCGCCTCCTGTTCGACTACTTCACCCAGCAGTTCGCGCAGGTCACGAACCCGCCGCTCGACTCGATCCGCGAGCAGGTCGTCACCTCGCTGGGCACGTCGCTCGGGCCGGAGCGCAACCTGCTCTCCGCCGGTCCCGAGCACGCCGAGCAGGTCTCGCTCGACTTCCCGGTGATCGACAACGACGAGCTCGCGAAGATCGTGCACATCGACCCGAGGCCGGGCGCGCGCACGACGGTCACGCTGCGCGGGCTCTATCGCTTCGACGAGGGTCCCGACGCGCTCGGCAACCGTCTGCGCGCCCTCTACGACGAGGTCGACGAGGCCATCGAGGCCGGTGCGTCCTTCATCGTGCTGAGCGACCGTGACTCCAACAAGGACCTCGCACCCATCCCGTCGCTGCTCATGCTGTCCGCGGTGCACCACCACCTCATCCGGTCGGAGACCCGGATGAAGGTCGGACTCGTGGTCGAGGCCGGCGACGTCCGCGAGGTGCACCACGTCGCGCTGCTCGTCGGCTACGGTGCCTCGGCCGTCAACCCGTACCTCGCGATGGAGACGTGCGAGGAGCTGGTGCGCTCCGGGGTCATCACGGGCGTCTCGCCCGAGACCGCCGTGCGCAATGTGATCAAGGCGCTCGGCAAGGGCGTGCTGAAGATCATGTCGAAGATGGGCATCTCGACGATCGCGTCGTACGCGGGCGCCCAGGCCTTCGAGGCGGTCGGACTCTCGCAGGAGTTCATCGACGAGTACTTCACCGGCACCACCTCCAAGCTCGGTGGTGTCGGGCTCGATGTGATCGCGGCCGAGAACCTCTCCCGGCACGAGGTCGCCTACCCCGAAGACGTCGCCGTCCGCGCGCACGAGCGCCTGGCCACCGGCGGCGAGTACCAGTGGCGTCGCGACGGCTCGCCGCACCTGTTCAACCCCGAGACCGTCTTCCGGCTTCAGCACTCGACCCGCACGCGGCGCTACGACATCTTCCGCGAGTACACGTCGCTCGTGGACTCGCAGGCCGAGTCGCTCATGACGCTCCGCGGCATGTTCGCGCTGCGCACGGGCGCCCGCCCGCCTGTGCCGATCGACGAGGTCGAGCCGATCGAATCGATCGTCAAGCGGTTCTCGACCGGTGCGATGAGCTACGGATCGATCTCGAAAGAGGCGCACGAGACCCTCGCGATCGCGATGAACCGGCTCGGCGCCAAGTCGAACACCGGTGAGGGCGGCGAAGACGTCGACCGGTTGCTCGACCCCGAGCGGCGCAGCGCGATCAAGCAGGTCGCGTCCGGCCGGTTCGGCGTGACGAGCATGTACCTCACGCACGCCGACGACATCCAGATCAAGCTCGCGCAGGGTGCCAAGCCCGGCGAGGGCGGTCAGCTGCCGCCGACGAAGGTGTACCCGTGGGTCGCCCGCACACGGCACGCGACCGCGGGCGTCGGGCTCATCTCGCCGCCCCCGCACCATGACATCTACTCGATCGAGGACCTGAAGCAGCTCATCTTCGACCTCAAGCGTGCGAACCCCGATGCCCGGATCCACGTCAAGCTCGTGAGCCAGTCGGGCATCGGCGCGGTCGCGGCCGGCACCGCCAAGGCCCTCGCCGACGTGATCCTCGTCTCGGGCCACGACGGCGGCACGGGGGCGAGCCCCCTGAACTCGCTGAAGCACGCCGGCACGCCCTGGGAGCTCGGCCTCGCCGAGACGCAGCAGACGCTCATGCTGAACGGCATGCGCGACCGGGTCGTGGTGCAGGTCGACGGGCAGCTCAAGACCGGCCGCGACGTGCTCATCGGCGCCCTGCTCGGGGCCGAGGAGTTCGGGTTCGCCACGGCGCCGCTCGTCGTCGAGGGCTGCATCATGATGCGGGTCTGCCACCTCGACACCTGCCCCGTGGGCGTCGCGACGCAGAACCCCGAGCTGCGCAAGCGCTTCACCGGCAAGCCCGAGTTCGTCGTGAACTTCTTCGAGTTCATCGCGCAAGAGGTGCGCGAGTACCTCGCCGAGCTCGGATACCGCTCGCTCGACGAGATCATCGGCCGGCGCGAGCTGCTCGATGTCGACCGTGCCGTCGAGCACTGGAAGGCGTCGGGCCTCGATCTGACGCCCGTGCTCGTCGGCCCGGACTTCGCCTCCACGGAGCCGCGGCGGAACGGCCGTGCCCAGGACCACGAGCTCGCCGAGCACTTCGACAACGCGCTCATCCAGCGCAGCCGGCTGCTCTTCGACGCGGACGGTGCCGACGGCGCCGCGCCCGACGGCGCCGCGCCCGACGCTGTCGGCACGGTGCACATCTCCCTTCCGATCAAGAACACGGAGCGCGCCGTCGGCACGATGCTCGGCCACGAGGTCACCGCGCGCTTCGGCGAGCACGGCCTGCCCACCGGGTCCATCGACATCACACTCACCGGCTCGGCAGGGCAGTCGTTCGGCGCCTTCCTGCCGAACGGCATCACCCTCCGCCTCGAGGGCGATTCGAACGACTACGTCGGCAAGGGGCTCTCGGGCGGACAGATCGTCGTGCGTCCCACGGCCGACGCCGGGTTCGTCGCCGAGCGCAATGTGATCGCGGGCAACGTGATCGGGTACGGCGCGACGCGCGGCTCGATGTTCATCCGCGGCATCGTCGGTGAGCGGTTCCTCGTGCGGAACTCGGGCGCGACCGCGGTGGTCGAGGGGGTCGGCGACCACGCCCTCGAGTACATGACCGGTGGGCTCGCGCTCATCCTCGGTGAGACCGGCCGCAACCTCGGCGCGGGCATGTCGGGCGGCACCGCCTACGTGCTCGACCTCCGCGAGGGCCGGGTGAACCGCGAATCGCTGTCCGGCGGCGAGCTCGAGCTGTTGCCGCTCGGCAGCGCCGACCGTGAGATCGTCCGCGATCTGCTCGAACAGCACGTCGCGCACACCGGATCCGCGGTCGCCGAACGCCTCCTCGCCGAGGGCGACGACGCGTTCGACCGATTCACCAAGGTGCTCCCGCGCGACTACGCCGCGGTGCTCCGTACCCGTCAGACGGCGGTCGACGAGGGGCTCGACCCCGACGGCGACGTGGTCTGGACACGCATTCTGGAAGTGACGAATGGCTGA
- the polA gene encoding DNA polymerase I, protein MSDPQKPTLLVIDGHSLAFRAFYALPVDSFSTRDGQHTNAIHGFLSMLLILLQNEKPTHIAVAFDKSRVSFRTREYEEYKGNRGETPPEFKGQVPLLQETLKTMGITVLELDDYEADDILATLATRGVADGYRVLLVSGDRDVIQLVNDDVTLLYPNTQGVSQLKRYDPAAVVERYGIRPEQYPDVAALVGETSDNLPGITKVGEKTAVKWLGLYGDLEGILAHADEIKGVVGENLRREREHAERNRRLNRLVCDAPVEVELDALESKPFDLEAVREMFTRLEFRTLMDRLTKLVQTGSTTGQLATPTPPLEILGTEPAPETPKPARVVGVELEAWLARAVAAEPAGLGLHLDVLDGKVIGAGVATKSETLDVQWRAGDAELAPFEAWLASDAPKIVTDAKGQLKALSRSGLPFDGLVVDPLVAGWLLRPNLQEKTLADLVQRYLGESVAETDPSQLLAVDGEGAGVPEFAWYSVRLAPAVLAAMSDGTRRVLADIEMPLVPVLAAMELRGVAVSHERLAELSSELGERAAALAASAFAEIGREVNLGSPKQLQEVLFEQLGMPKTRATKTGYSTDASALADLQESSPHPFLGLLLEHRDATKLRQIVDALDKAIGSDGRIHTTYGQVGAATGRMSSNDPNLQNIPIRTEDGRRIREAFRNAPEYAELLTADYSQIEMRIMAHLSGDPALIEAFNAGEDLHRFVGARVFSVAPEDVTPIMRTKVKAMSYGLAYGLSAFGLSKQLRIDRAEATQLMKDYFERFGAVRDYLRGVVEQAKVDGFTETIFGRRRPFPDLNSPNRVLRENAERAALNSPIQGSAADLIKLAMVSTERALTQAGLRSRMLMQVHDELIFEVAPGESDQVAEIVRDRMARAADLLVPLDVQIGRGASWDDAAH, encoded by the coding sequence GTGTCGGACCCCCAGAAGCCCACCCTCCTCGTCATCGATGGGCACTCGCTCGCGTTCCGGGCGTTCTACGCCCTCCCCGTCGACAGTTTCAGTACCCGTGACGGGCAGCACACGAACGCCATCCACGGCTTCCTGTCGATGCTGCTCATCCTGCTGCAGAACGAGAAGCCCACGCACATCGCGGTCGCGTTCGACAAGTCACGGGTGTCGTTCCGCACGCGCGAGTACGAGGAGTACAAGGGCAACCGCGGCGAGACGCCCCCGGAGTTCAAGGGCCAGGTGCCCCTCCTGCAAGAGACCCTCAAGACCATGGGCATCACGGTGCTCGAGCTCGACGACTACGAGGCCGACGACATCCTCGCGACGCTCGCGACCCGCGGCGTGGCCGACGGGTATCGCGTGCTGCTCGTGTCGGGCGACCGTGACGTCATCCAGCTGGTCAACGACGACGTCACGCTGCTCTACCCGAACACGCAGGGCGTCTCGCAGCTGAAGCGCTACGACCCGGCCGCCGTGGTCGAGCGCTACGGCATCCGGCCCGAGCAGTACCCCGACGTGGCCGCGCTCGTCGGCGAGACGAGCGACAACCTGCCCGGCATCACCAAGGTCGGCGAGAAGACCGCGGTGAAGTGGCTCGGACTCTACGGCGACCTCGAGGGCATCCTCGCGCACGCCGACGAGATCAAGGGCGTCGTGGGCGAGAACCTGCGCCGCGAGCGCGAGCACGCCGAGCGCAATCGACGGCTCAACCGGCTCGTGTGCGACGCCCCGGTGGAGGTCGAGCTCGACGCCCTCGAGTCGAAGCCGTTCGACCTCGAGGCCGTGCGCGAGATGTTCACGAGGCTCGAGTTCCGCACGCTCATGGACCGGCTCACCAAGCTCGTGCAGACCGGCTCCACGACCGGGCAGCTCGCGACGCCCACGCCACCGCTCGAGATCCTCGGCACCGAGCCCGCGCCCGAGACGCCGAAGCCGGCGCGAGTCGTCGGCGTGGAGCTCGAGGCCTGGCTCGCACGTGCCGTCGCCGCCGAGCCGGCCGGCCTCGGCCTGCACCTCGACGTGCTCGACGGGAAGGTCATCGGTGCCGGCGTCGCGACGAAGTCCGAGACGCTCGACGTGCAGTGGCGCGCCGGCGACGCCGAGCTCGCGCCGTTCGAGGCGTGGCTCGCGAGCGACGCGCCGAAGATCGTGACCGACGCCAAGGGTCAGCTCAAGGCGCTCTCCCGCTCGGGGCTGCCCTTCGACGGTCTCGTCGTCGACCCGCTCGTCGCGGGCTGGCTGCTCCGGCCGAACCTGCAGGAGAAGACCCTCGCCGACCTGGTGCAGCGGTACCTGGGCGAGTCGGTCGCCGAAACGGACCCGTCGCAGCTGCTCGCCGTCGACGGCGAGGGTGCAGGCGTCCCGGAGTTCGCGTGGTACAGCGTGCGCCTCGCGCCAGCCGTGCTCGCGGCGATGAGCGATGGCACGCGACGCGTCCTCGCCGACATCGAGATGCCGCTCGTGCCGGTCCTCGCCGCCATGGAGCTGCGTGGCGTCGCCGTGTCGCACGAGCGTCTGGCCGAGCTCTCGTCGGAACTGGGCGAGCGAGCGGCGGCCTTGGCCGCCTCGGCGTTCGCCGAGATCGGGCGCGAGGTGAACCTCGGGTCGCCGAAGCAACTGCAGGAGGTGCTCTTCGAACAGCTCGGCATGCCGAAGACACGCGCCACCAAGACCGGGTACTCGACCGACGCCAGCGCGCTGGCCGACCTGCAGGAGTCGAGTCCGCATCCCTTCCTCGGGCTCCTGCTCGAGCACCGCGACGCGACGAAGCTCCGCCAGATCGTCGATGCCCTCGACAAGGCGATCGGCTCTGACGGGCGCATCCACACCACCTACGGGCAGGTCGGTGCGGCGACCGGGCGCATGTCGAGCAATGACCCGAACCTGCAGAACATCCCGATCCGTACCGAAGACGGTCGTCGCATCCGCGAGGCGTTCCGCAATGCGCCCGAGTACGCCGAACTCCTGACGGCCGACTACTCGCAGATCGAGATGCGGATCATGGCGCACCTGTCCGGCGACCCCGCGCTCATCGAGGCGTTCAACGCCGGCGAAGATCTGCACCGGTTCGTCGGCGCCCGCGTCTTCTCGGTCGCACCCGAAGACGTCACGCCGATCATGCGGACGAAGGTGAAGGCCATGTCCTACGGCCTCGCGTACGGCCTCAGCGCGTTCGGCCTGTCGAAGCAGCTGCGCATCGACCGTGCCGAGGCGACCCAGCTCATGAAGGACTACTTCGAGCGGTTCGGTGCGGTGCGCGACTACCTGCGCGGCGTGGTCGAGCAGGCCAAGGTCGACGGCTTCACCGAGACGATCTTCGGCCGTCGCCGGCCGTTCCCCGACCTGAACAGCCCGAACCGGGTGCTGCGCGAGAACGCCGAGCGTGCCGCGCTCAACTCGCCGATCCAGGGCTCGGCCGCCGACCTGATCAAGCTCGCGATGGTGAGCACCGAGCGGGCGCTCACCCAAGCGGGGCTGCGCTCGCGCATGCTCATGCAGGTCCACGACGAGCTCATCTTCGAGGTCGCGCCCGGCGAGTCCGATCAGGTCGCCGAGATCGTCCGCGATCGCATGGCGCGCGCGGCCGACCTGCTTGTCCCGCTCGACGTGCAGATCGGCCGCGGTGCGAGCTGGGACGACGCGGCGCACTAG